A part of Kitasatospora acidiphila genomic DNA contains:
- a CDS encoding ADP-ribosylglycohydrolase family protein, whose protein sequence is MIGHQRAAGAVVGSAVGDALGAPFEFGPAGTYSARFPLPGSDDEMCGGGGWEAGEATDDTQMAVLVGESLLEHGGLELPDIFARFQRWAVSEPKDIGLQTEDVLTNGMPWNVAAAVHFQVNLRAAGNGSLMRAATSAVYFARNGRQVTMDAARKIAALTHGDSAAWEGTAIFHELVRLALEGDDPLAALPEILTHVDPHHRDRYATVLAPTWHPDDATEFNGAVWPCLGSAVWAVRTTTSYEDAVRMAVDLGGDTDTVAAVTGGLAGAIYGLNAIPTRWTEPLHVPLPGYGGRVLRLPELLDLAHRLAA, encoded by the coding sequence GTGATCGGACATCAGCGGGCGGCCGGAGCCGTGGTCGGTTCTGCCGTGGGGGACGCCCTAGGGGCCCCGTTCGAGTTCGGCCCTGCCGGCACGTACTCCGCGCGGTTTCCCCTGCCAGGATCCGACGACGAGATGTGCGGGGGCGGTGGCTGGGAGGCCGGCGAGGCCACCGACGACACGCAGATGGCCGTCCTGGTCGGCGAATCCCTCCTGGAGCACGGTGGGTTGGAGCTGCCGGACATCTTCGCCCGCTTCCAGCGCTGGGCCGTGTCCGAACCCAAGGACATCGGGCTGCAGACCGAGGACGTCCTGACCAACGGCATGCCCTGGAACGTGGCCGCAGCCGTCCACTTCCAGGTCAACCTACGCGCTGCCGGCAACGGTTCGCTGATGAGGGCGGCGACCTCGGCGGTGTACTTCGCCCGCAACGGGCGCCAGGTGACCATGGATGCCGCCCGCAAGATCGCCGCCCTGACCCACGGCGACAGCGCGGCTTGGGAAGGCACCGCCATCTTCCACGAGTTGGTTCGGCTGGCCTTGGAAGGCGACGATCCCTTGGCCGCCCTCCCGGAGATCCTTACTCACGTCGATCCGCACCATCGTGACCGCTACGCCACCGTCCTCGCGCCCACCTGGCACCCGGATGACGCCACCGAGTTCAACGGCGCCGTCTGGCCCTGCCTGGGCTCTGCCGTCTGGGCAGTGCGCACCACCACCTCCTACGAGGACGCCGTGCGTATGGCGGTCGACCTCGGCGGCGACACCGACACCGTCGCGGCTGTCACCGGCGGTCTCGCCGGTGCGATCTACGGCCTCAACGCTATCCCCACCCGCTGGACCGAACCACTCCACGTGCCTTTGCCCGGCTACGGAGGACGGGTACTGCGACTGCCGGAACTCCTCGACCTCGCACACCGTCTCGCCGCCTGA